The following proteins are co-located in the Terriglobia bacterium genome:
- a CDS encoding 2-oxoacid:ferredoxin oxidoreductase subunit beta yields the protein MSVSDSVREYVAKDYKSDLKPIWCPGCGDYGVVSAIYRALANIGRPPHEIAFISGIGCSSRIPGYTTAYGFNTVHGRALPIAQGIKLAHPELLVLVAGGDGDGFSIGGGHVAHAVRRNIDLTYIVMDNQIYGLTKGQLSPTSPRGLKTASSAFGSLEDPVNPLQYVLGYGAGFIAQGTPADMDALASIIEEGIRFPGFAFINVQSPCVTYGQVEAQIKAQKEKMQSLEKLGHDPANRLRAMDLAQDYGTKLYTGVFYRNPNPSPTYEAAVRARHEALQGTGLPKERILEMFMPH from the coding sequence ATGAGTGTAAGCGACTCAGTGCGGGAATACGTTGCCAAGGATTACAAGAGCGACCTCAAGCCGATCTGGTGCCCTGGATGCGGGGACTACGGTGTGGTCAGCGCCATCTATCGTGCGTTAGCCAATATCGGCAGGCCTCCTCATGAGATCGCCTTCATCTCCGGCATCGGCTGTTCCAGCCGGATTCCCGGCTATACGACCGCGTATGGATTCAACACCGTCCACGGTCGTGCCCTGCCGATCGCCCAGGGCATCAAGCTGGCACATCCGGAACTGCTGGTGCTGGTGGCGGGCGGTGACGGTGACGGCTTTTCCATTGGAGGCGGCCATGTGGCCCATGCCGTCCGACGGAACATTGATCTGACCTACATCGTGATGGACAACCAGATCTACGGTCTTACCAAAGGGCAGCTCTCGCCGACCTCGCCACGCGGGCTCAAGACGGCATCTTCCGCCTTCGGCAGTTTGGAAGACCCGGTCAATCCCCTGCAATACGTCCTCGGCTACGGCGCCGGATTCATCGCCCAGGGCACACCTGCCGATATGGACGCGCTGGCATCGATCATCGAGGAAGGCATCCGTTTCCCCGGCTTCGCTTTCATCAACGTGCAATCGCCCTGCGTCACCTATGGGCAGGTGGAGGCACAGATCAAAGCGCAGAAGGAAAAAATGCAAAGCCTCGAGAAGTTGGGGCATGATCCGGCGAACCGGCTCCGTGCCATGGATCTCGCCCAGGATTACGGTACCAAACTGTATACAGGCGTCTTCTATCGCAACCCGAATCCTTCGCCAACCTACGAAGCTGCGGTAAGGGCAAGGCACGAGGCACTTCAGGGAACCGGCCTGCCAAAGGAGAGAATTCTGGAAATGTTCATGCCGCACTGA
- a CDS encoding 2-oxoacid:acceptor oxidoreductase family protein, with product MSFRYDIRLSGEGGQGLVLAGRILAEAAAIYDEKNATQSQSYGPEARGGASRSEIIISDEDIDYPKATSLDLLLALTQESCNKYAKDLKDSGILLVDSGAVTRVPEGRYRIYRVPITEIARSQLGKAVVANIVALGIIAQLSNIVSVEALESAVLARVPKGTEELNLKAFRSGMEAATQLTS from the coding sequence ATGAGTTTTCGCTACGACATTCGCCTCAGCGGTGAAGGCGGGCAAGGACTGGTGCTGGCAGGCCGGATTCTGGCTGAAGCGGCCGCGATTTACGACGAAAAAAACGCGACACAGAGCCAGTCCTACGGCCCCGAAGCCAGGGGAGGAGCCAGCCGCTCCGAAATTATCATCTCTGATGAAGACATCGACTATCCCAAGGCCACGAGCCTTGATCTGCTGCTGGCTCTCACGCAGGAGTCCTGCAACAAGTACGCCAAGGACCTGAAAGACAGCGGTATTCTGTTGGTCGATTCCGGCGCAGTGACCCGCGTGCCGGAGGGAAGGTACAGGATCTACAGGGTTCCCATCACGGAGATCGCCCGCAGCCAGTTGGGAAAGGCAGTCGTGGCCAACATCGTGGCCCTCGGCATCATTGCCCAGCTGTCCAACATCGTGTCGGTCGAGGCCCTCGAGTCGGCAGTTCTCGCCAGAGTGCCGAAGGGAACCGAGGAATTGAACTTGAAAGCTTTCCGCAGCGGAATGGAGGCGGCCACGCAACTGACCTCATAG
- a CDS encoding nucleoside recognition protein, protein MLNYIWLGLIIVAVLLGGINGKIENVTKAAIDAAGNSVTIALGLVGVMALWLGIMKIAEESGLMSLLARGIAPVMRRIFPEVPPDHPAMGSMLMNIAANMLGLSNAATPLGLKAMEDLEKLNRFPGVATNSMCLFLTINTAGVQLIPASMISLMASAGSKDPTAIIGTSLAATLLAAVAGVTVAKLLERIKFFSVARATQGEERS, encoded by the coding sequence ATGCTCAATTATATTTGGCTTGGCTTGATTATTGTTGCCGTACTCCTGGGGGGAATCAACGGCAAAATCGAAAACGTGACCAAGGCGGCAATTGACGCCGCGGGCAATTCAGTAACTATTGCGCTCGGACTCGTCGGGGTAATGGCCCTGTGGCTCGGCATCATGAAGATCGCTGAGGAATCTGGGTTGATGTCACTCCTGGCTCGCGGAATCGCGCCGGTAATGCGCCGCATTTTTCCCGAGGTGCCTCCCGACCACCCGGCCATGGGGAGCATGCTGATGAACATTGCTGCCAACATGCTGGGTCTCAGCAATGCCGCCACTCCGCTCGGCCTGAAGGCGATGGAAGATCTGGAGAAACTCAACCGCTTCCCGGGAGTGGCGACGAATTCCATGTGTCTGTTTCTCACAATCAACACCGCCGGCGTGCAACTGATCCCGGCGTCGATGATCAGCCTGATGGCTTCTGCAGGATCGAAAGATCCGACCGCCATCATCGGAACTTCTCTCGCTGCCACGTTGCTCGCGGCGGTAGCCGGCGTGACGGTTGCGAAGCTCCTGGAACGAATCAAGTTCTTTTCGGTGGCTCGGGCCACCCAAGGAGAGGAGCGATCATGA
- a CDS encoding spore maturation protein produces MISLISIWAIPAFLLFIPVYGAFRKVKVYECFVEGAKEGFQVGIRIIPYLVAILVAVGMLRGAGAIDILARWLDPLLRGVGLPAEILPLAIMRPLSGSGSYGIVTELLKTHGPDSFIARLAATAYASTETTFYVLAVYFGAVGIKKARHAVVAGLFADIVSLFAAVFICRLVFSS; encoded by the coding sequence GTGATCTCACTCATTTCGATTTGGGCTATCCCCGCCTTTCTCCTGTTCATACCTGTCTACGGTGCATTCCGGAAGGTCAAGGTTTATGAGTGCTTCGTGGAGGGCGCCAAGGAGGGCTTTCAGGTGGGCATACGTATAATCCCGTATTTGGTCGCGATCCTGGTTGCCGTGGGAATGCTGCGGGGTGCAGGTGCAATTGATATCCTTGCCCGGTGGCTGGACCCGCTGCTGCGCGGGGTTGGTCTTCCCGCGGAAATTCTGCCGCTGGCAATCATGAGGCCCCTGTCCGGGAGCGGGTCCTATGGAATTGTGACGGAGTTGCTCAAGACGCATGGGCCGGACTCTTTCATCGCCCGGCTTGCTGCGACTGCTTATGCCAGCACGGAAACGACCTTTTATGTGCTGGCCGTCTATTTCGGCGCCGTGGGCATCAAGAAGGCCCGCCATGCAGTGGTTGCTGGCCTGTTTGCCGACATCGTCAGCCTGTTTGCAGCCGTCTTCATTTGCAGATTGGTTTTTTCCAGCTAG
- a CDS encoding 2-oxoacid:ferredoxin oxidoreductase subunit beta has protein sequence MMFDYAKYLRLDKFPLIWCPGCGDGIVLKSLLRAIDHIGLKKDEITMVSGIGCSSRLPGYVDFNTLHTTHGRAIAFATGVKLARPEMNVIVITGDGDATAIGGNHYIHAARRNIDLTVILFNNHIYGMTGGQVSPTTPVGKRASTAPFGNIEPPFNISGLAQAAGASFVARSTVQSALRLEKLIERAIRKKGFSLVEVYTPCPTAYGRRNRLGAGADMLRELGESSVPVEKAATMSPEELEGKIVTGVFVDVDKPEYTQEYARLQQRLSKSASGS, from the coding sequence ATGATGTTCGATTATGCCAAATATCTCAGGCTCGACAAATTTCCTCTGATCTGGTGCCCGGGCTGCGGAGACGGGATTGTGTTGAAATCCCTGCTGCGCGCCATCGATCACATCGGCTTGAAAAAGGACGAAATCACCATGGTGTCCGGCATCGGCTGTTCCAGCCGCCTCCCGGGCTACGTGGATTTCAACACCCTTCATACCACCCACGGCCGCGCCATTGCTTTCGCGACCGGGGTGAAACTCGCCAGGCCGGAGATGAACGTCATCGTCATCACCGGGGACGGCGATGCCACCGCCATCGGCGGCAACCATTACATCCATGCGGCCCGGCGCAATATCGACCTGACCGTTATCCTCTTCAACAATCACATCTATGGCATGACCGGGGGCCAGGTCTCGCCGACGACGCCCGTCGGCAAACGTGCCAGCACAGCCCCCTTCGGCAATATCGAGCCTCCCTTCAACATCAGCGGTCTGGCTCAAGCCGCCGGCGCAAGTTTCGTCGCCCGAAGCACGGTCCAGTCGGCGCTGCGCCTCGAAAAGCTGATCGAGCGCGCTATCCGGAAAAAGGGCTTTTCGCTGGTCGAGGTTTATACGCCCTGCCCCACGGCGTACGGCCGGCGCAACAGGCTGGGCGCGGGTGCAGACATGCTCCGGGAATTGGGCGAGAGCAGCGTCCCTGTCGAAAAGGCCGCTACCATGTCACCGGAGGAGCTCGAGGGCAAGATCGTTACCGGAGTGTTCGTCGACGTCGACAAACCGGAATATACGCAGGAGTATGCCAGGCTGCAGCAACGCTTGAGCAAAAGCGCCTCAGGAAGTTAA
- a CDS encoding AAA family ATPase, translated as MPKDPTPVWPNPEELRRDMEEFFSRKYGDRVQLGMMTAHPDQARTADEGTETVEAPLDLHFEYLPRDIKSYLDRFVIKQDGAKKVLATAICDHYNHIKQCSSSGHCKEYSKQNIIMLGPTGVGKTYLVRTIADLIGVPFVKADATKFSETGYVGGDVEDLVRELVQKADGNIRLAEYGIIYLDEIDKIATPSNILGRDVSGGGVQRGLLKLMEETEVSLRTPFDLTSQLQAAMEFQSKGKVARPVINTRHILFIVSGAFSGLIPIIRKRVGAQRIGFRSGFASSLKDEDCLSYVKSTDFIEYGFESEFIGRLPVVVGCQELGVEDLFQILKHSEGSIIRQYVQAFEAYGIEIVFTDEGLHRLAEKAYLEQTGARSLVSVCERTFREFKYHLPHSTVRRLEVTAELVDSPLQVLEQIRQVSAQEEQDYLKRRIEKIAEQWSERNGIEIHLQPEAVQLLAQKAVDCGRKMEEIFEETFKNYEHGLNLIRKTRGISHFEITAEVIQDPSATLDSWIRAYYIRQPN; from the coding sequence TTGCCTAAGGATCCTACCCCTGTCTGGCCGAATCCGGAGGAACTGCGACGAGACATGGAGGAGTTCTTTTCCCGCAAATATGGAGACCGCGTACAGCTGGGCATGATGACCGCCCACCCTGATCAAGCCAGAACGGCGGACGAAGGAACGGAAACTGTCGAGGCTCCTCTGGACCTGCATTTCGAATATCTGCCGCGCGACATCAAGAGCTATCTCGATCGTTTTGTCATTAAGCAGGACGGCGCAAAAAAAGTCTTGGCCACGGCGATCTGTGACCATTACAACCACATAAAGCAATGTTCGAGCAGCGGTCACTGCAAAGAATATTCCAAGCAGAACATCATCATGCTGGGGCCGACCGGCGTCGGCAAGACCTACTTGGTACGCACCATCGCGGATCTGATCGGAGTCCCTTTCGTCAAGGCCGACGCCACCAAATTCTCGGAAACCGGGTATGTGGGTGGGGACGTTGAGGATCTCGTGCGCGAGCTGGTTCAGAAAGCGGACGGCAACATACGGCTCGCAGAGTACGGAATCATCTACCTGGACGAGATCGACAAGATCGCAACGCCAAGCAACATTCTGGGGCGCGACGTAAGTGGCGGCGGGGTGCAGCGCGGTTTGCTGAAGCTGATGGAAGAAACCGAAGTCAGCTTGCGCACTCCGTTCGACCTGACCTCGCAATTGCAGGCAGCGATGGAGTTTCAGTCAAAAGGGAAGGTCGCCCGCCCGGTCATCAATACCCGGCATATCCTCTTTATCGTGAGTGGAGCCTTCAGCGGTCTGATTCCGATCATCCGCAAGCGCGTGGGGGCGCAGCGGATTGGATTCCGGAGCGGATTCGCTTCATCGCTCAAGGATGAGGACTGTCTGTCATATGTCAAGAGCACCGATTTTATCGAATACGGATTTGAATCCGAATTCATCGGTCGCCTGCCTGTGGTTGTGGGATGCCAGGAGCTGGGAGTCGAGGACCTGTTTCAGATTCTGAAACACTCGGAGGGATCGATCATCCGTCAGTATGTCCAGGCATTCGAGGCCTACGGGATCGAGATCGTCTTTACAGACGAGGGACTGCATCGGCTGGCCGAAAAAGCTTATCTGGAACAGACTGGGGCACGCAGTCTGGTCAGCGTCTGCGAGCGGACTTTCCGGGAGTTCAAGTACCACCTTCCCCATTCCACGGTGCGCAGACTCGAAGTGACTGCGGAACTCGTGGACTCGCCTTTGCAGGTGCTGGAGCAGATCCGGCAGGTCTCCGCGCAGGAGGAACAGGATTACCTGAAGCGCAGGATTGAGAAGATCGCCGAACAGTGGTCCGAGCGGAACGGAATCGAAATTCACCTGCAACCGGAGGCAGTACAACTGTTGGCCCAAAAGGCTGTCGACTGCGGAAGGAAGATGGAGGAGATTTTCGAGGAAACCTTCAAGAACTACGAACACGGATTGAACCTGATCCGGAAGACGAGGGGCATCAGTCACTTTGAGATCACCGCAGAGGTGATTCAGGATCCCTCGGCCACGTTGGACAGCTGGATTCGAGCTTACTATATAAGGCAGCCAAACTAG
- a CDS encoding CBS domain-containing protein encodes MIKIAQVPPPAVSMTATVKEAVPIMGSEQGCALAVMDGDRLAGTLSKDDLIKRVVAEGLDPDTTKVGEVMRSPAETISVDMEAAEALKLMFSHRRCFYPVVDQQGILKGWLALCHLFQNHVEDLGRELDALEAYLSADGPGG; translated from the coding sequence GTGATCAAAATCGCGCAGGTGCCGCCGCCCGCGGTCTCCATGACGGCAACCGTGAAAGAAGCGGTTCCGATCATGGGAAGCGAGCAGGGCTGCGCGCTGGCGGTGATGGATGGAGATCGCCTGGCCGGTACGCTCTCCAAGGATGACCTGATCAAGCGAGTGGTGGCGGAAGGCCTGGATCCGGACACCACCAAGGTCGGCGAGGTGATGAGATCTCCTGCAGAGACGATCTCGGTCGACATGGAAGCGGCCGAGGCATTGAAACTGATGTTCAGCCATCGCCGCTGTTTCTATCCGGTCGTCGATCAGCAGGGAATCCTCAAGGGCTGGCTGGCCCTGTGCCACCTTTTTCAAAACCACGTCGAGGACCTCGGACGTGAGCTGGATGCGCTCGAGGCCTACCTTTCAGCCGACGGACCCGGCGGCTGA
- a CDS encoding LD-carboxypeptidase → MDFEFWIGKRDSASDLNGIDPKSDIRKPKSRTYYIPGLLFFMDIPVIHPKALKPRDTVAIIAPAGPIDQRDDFFRGVATLERMGFRVRFDDRIFHSTRYLAGPDEERAEEVMRAFEDSDIQAIVSLRGGFGCSRLIPLIKPGRMRNHCKIFMGFSDLTTLHLYFRRRFGWLTFHGPMATSPALGNAKPEQEQHLLKLWTDPSYLPSLAFAELQTWVSGSAEGELVGGCLSLIVASLRTPYEIATEGKILFLEDLGEPPYRIDRMLTQLRLARKLDHIAGILLGNFLDADPPDQGGTADEALRDVLGRLEVPVLAHFPSGHGSDNWALPLGTRVRIDAGGGRVEFLEHAVVAGR, encoded by the coding sequence TTGGATTTCGAATTTTGGATTGGGAAACGGGATTCGGCCTCCGATCTCAATGGCATTGATCCAAAGTCCGATATCCGCAAGCCAAAATCGAGAACCTATTATATTCCTGGTCTCCTTTTCTTTATGGATATTCCAGTCATTCATCCCAAGGCCCTGAAGCCGCGTGACACGGTCGCGATTATTGCCCCTGCGGGACCGATCGATCAGCGAGATGATTTTTTTCGAGGTGTGGCTACGTTGGAGCGCATGGGCTTCCGCGTCCGCTTCGATGATCGCATTTTCCACTCCACGCGCTATCTCGCGGGACCGGACGAAGAACGCGCCGAAGAAGTAATGCGTGCCTTCGAGGATTCTGATATCCAGGCGATCGTTTCGCTCCGAGGCGGATTCGGCTGCTCCCGCCTGATTCCGCTAATCAAACCGGGGCGGATGCGGAATCACTGCAAGATATTCATGGGCTTCAGCGACTTGACAACGCTGCATCTATATTTCCGCCGGCGGTTTGGATGGCTGACATTCCATGGCCCCATGGCAACCTCGCCGGCACTCGGAAACGCCAAGCCCGAGCAGGAACAGCATTTGCTGAAGCTATGGACGGATCCCTCCTACCTTCCTTCATTAGCCTTCGCGGAACTCCAGACTTGGGTTTCAGGATCGGCCGAAGGAGAACTGGTCGGCGGCTGCCTTTCCTTAATCGTTGCCAGCCTCCGAACCCCTTACGAAATCGCAACGGAAGGGAAAATCCTTTTCCTTGAAGATCTTGGCGAGCCTCCCTACCGCATCGACCGCATGCTCACCCAGCTCCGGTTGGCACGAAAACTGGACCACATCGCCGGTATTTTGCTTGGCAATTTCCTGGATGCTGATCCCCCCGACCAGGGAGGCACTGCGGACGAGGCCCTGCGGGACGTCCTCGGCAGGCTGGAAGTTCCTGTCTTAGCTCATTTTCCATCTGGACACGGCAGCGACAATTGGGCGCTCCCGTTGGGGACTCGAGTCCGCATCGACGCGGGTGGGGGCCGAGTGGAGTTTCTGGAGCACGCTGTCGTTGCTGGCCGTTGA
- a CDS encoding 2-oxoacid:acceptor oxidoreductase subunit alpha yields the protein MRSDLIIGMAGSGGDGIVSAGEFLITAAALEGYHAIMTKSFGPQIRGGESSCRLRVSTGQVLNPGGTLDVAVALNWEDFLRFGAELPVGGDTIVVYESKTGVAPDKIPLEGVKPAVVFAVPIGEMARKSAGTDKAKNTVVLGLLAGWFGLAPQSILAGLRKKLAKKGSEVFEANERAFAAGMEYTQAHPIGEELRMSPAVDRKGAKLLTDGNDMCAAAALFAGCEFFSGYPITPSSEIMHFLAREIWKFGGTLVQAEDEIAGVGAVVGASFAGKKALTATSGPGMSLKTEMLGLATIAEIPLVCVNVQRGGPSTGIPTKSEQADLFQAVFSGHGDCARPVLAPVSVADIFGITVEAFNIAEYYQTPVIILSDQEIGHRKETVDPIDTSRFKLIERRRPTEKELEHYQRFRLTESGISPISRPGMPGGNYLASGIEHNEAGAPTAKGEIHAKMNEKRIRKLNPLKTRRDLFVSEGDADAPLALVSWGSVAGVAIEALRLARAQGMRVKLLIPKLLFPVSEEIFQEFFASVKMGLVVEQSHQAQLYRLIRMYVDVPQGMEFLAKSGSNPILATEVLERLRAMLRSLQRQRSNEPEPELG from the coding sequence ATGAGAAGTGATCTAATCATTGGCATGGCAGGCTCGGGAGGAGACGGCATCGTATCCGCCGGGGAGTTCCTTATCACTGCAGCCGCGCTGGAAGGCTATCACGCGATCATGACGAAGAGCTTCGGCCCTCAGATTCGGGGTGGCGAATCCTCCTGTCGCCTGCGCGTTTCCACCGGCCAGGTGCTGAATCCGGGAGGTACTCTTGATGTGGCCGTGGCTCTCAACTGGGAGGATTTCCTGAGATTCGGTGCCGAGCTGCCTGTCGGCGGCGACACCATCGTGGTCTACGAGAGCAAGACCGGCGTTGCGCCCGATAAGATCCCCCTTGAAGGGGTGAAACCTGCGGTGGTGTTCGCAGTTCCCATCGGAGAGATGGCCCGCAAGTCGGCGGGGACCGACAAGGCCAAGAACACCGTCGTGCTTGGCCTGCTGGCGGGCTGGTTCGGCTTGGCGCCGCAGTCCATTCTGGCAGGCCTGCGCAAGAAGCTGGCAAAGAAAGGATCTGAAGTGTTCGAAGCCAACGAACGCGCCTTTGCCGCCGGCATGGAATACACGCAGGCTCACCCCATCGGAGAAGAGCTCCGGATGAGTCCTGCTGTCGACAGGAAGGGCGCCAAGCTGCTTACGGACGGCAACGATATGTGCGCAGCCGCCGCCCTTTTCGCTGGATGCGAATTCTTCAGCGGTTATCCCATTACCCCCTCGTCTGAGATCATGCATTTCCTGGCCCGCGAAATCTGGAAGTTCGGCGGGACGCTGGTGCAGGCTGAAGACGAGATCGCAGGAGTCGGCGCTGTCGTCGGGGCTTCGTTTGCCGGCAAAAAGGCTTTGACGGCGACTTCGGGTCCCGGCATGTCGCTGAAGACGGAAATGCTGGGTCTGGCGACGATTGCGGAAATCCCTCTGGTGTGCGTCAACGTACAGCGGGGCGGCCCGTCGACCGGAATCCCCACCAAGAGCGAGCAGGCCGACTTGTTCCAGGCGGTATTTTCCGGCCACGGGGATTGTGCACGCCCCGTGCTTGCGCCGGTGAGCGTCGCGGATATCTTCGGGATTACCGTGGAGGCTTTCAACATCGCCGAGTACTATCAGACGCCGGTGATCATCCTCTCAGATCAGGAAATCGGGCATCGCAAGGAAACCGTGGATCCCATTGACACTTCAAGGTTCAAACTCATCGAGCGCCGGCGACCGACGGAAAAAGAGCTTGAGCACTATCAGCGTTTCCGCTTGACCGAGAGCGGCATCAGTCCCATCAGCCGTCCCGGCATGCCCGGCGGCAACTACCTGGCGTCAGGCATCGAGCACAACGAGGCCGGCGCGCCGACGGCGAAGGGCGAGATCCATGCAAAAATGAATGAGAAGCGCATCCGCAAGCTCAATCCGCTGAAAACCCGGCGCGATCTCTTCGTTTCGGAGGGGGACGCCGACGCGCCGCTCGCCCTGGTCTCCTGGGGAAGTGTGGCCGGCGTTGCAATCGAGGCCCTGCGCCTGGCTCGGGCACAGGGAATGAGAGTGAAACTACTGATACCAAAGCTCCTGTTCCCTGTTTCAGAAGAGATTTTCCAGGAGTTTTTCGCCTCCGTGAAGATGGGCCTGGTGGTGGAACAGTCCCACCAGGCACAGCTGTATCGGCTGATCCGCATGTATGTGGATGTCCCGCAAGGGATGGAATTCCTGGCCAAGAGCGGTTCGAATCCGATCCTGGCAACAGAGGTGCTGGAACGCTTGAGAGCCATGCTGCGGTCGTTGCAGCGGCAGCGGAGCAACGAGCCGGAGCCGGAATTGGGATGA
- a CDS encoding 2-oxoacid:acceptor oxidoreductase subunit alpha, with product MQSNKEAAADRRNIQVISGNEACAEGALAAGLRFFAGYPITPSSEIAEILSERLPEEGGTFIQMEDEIAAMGAIIGASLAGSKSMTATSGPGFSLKQENIGYAAMAEVPCVIVNVQRGGPSTGLPTLPAQGDVMQARWGTHGDHPVIVLTPNSVRETFELTIRAFNLSERYRVPVILLLDEIIGHVNERVVLPEPGEYEVYRRSKPEVPPEKFLPYEHTESDVPPMVSFGEGYRYHVTGLSHDQTGFPTNNPVEIDRLVRRLNRKIENHSHEIIEVKEDCLEDAEIGVFAYGSTSRSARQAVMMARQRGIKAGLLRPLVIWPFPEEQVRAMAERVRRIIVPELNLGQLAHEVEWASCRKIPIVKINRVDGEPISPQQILDRIVEASS from the coding sequence ATGCAATCCAACAAGGAAGCGGCCGCAGATCGGCGCAATATCCAGGTCATCAGCGGCAACGAGGCTTGTGCTGAAGGGGCTTTGGCGGCTGGGCTGCGCTTTTTCGCGGGCTATCCCATCACCCCCTCCTCTGAAATAGCCGAGATCCTCTCGGAGCGCCTCCCCGAAGAAGGCGGAACTTTCATCCAGATGGAGGACGAGATCGCCGCCATGGGGGCGATCATCGGCGCATCCCTGGCGGGCTCTAAGTCTATGACCGCCACCAGCGGGCCAGGGTTTTCCTTGAAGCAGGAGAACATCGGCTACGCAGCCATGGCGGAAGTGCCCTGTGTGATCGTCAATGTTCAGCGCGGTGGGCCGAGCACCGGTCTCCCTACCTTGCCTGCCCAGGGTGACGTCATGCAGGCACGCTGGGGAACGCATGGCGACCATCCCGTCATTGTGCTGACGCCTAACAGTGTGAGAGAGACGTTCGAACTCACCATCCGGGCCTTCAATCTCTCGGAGCGCTACCGGGTTCCCGTCATCCTGCTGCTGGACGAGATCATCGGGCACGTGAACGAAAGGGTGGTGCTCCCGGAGCCTGGTGAATACGAAGTCTATCGCCGGTCAAAGCCCGAGGTGCCCCCGGAGAAGTTTCTGCCCTATGAGCACACCGAATCGGATGTCCCGCCGATGGTGAGTTTCGGGGAAGGCTATCGTTATCACGTCACGGGCCTGTCGCATGATCAGACCGGATTTCCGACCAACAATCCCGTCGAGATCGACCGGCTGGTCCGACGCTTGAACCGCAAGATTGAAAACCATAGTCATGAAATCATCGAGGTAAAGGAGGACTGCCTCGAGGATGCCGAGATTGGCGTTTTCGCCTATGGCTCCACTTCGCGCTCGGCGCGCCAGGCGGTAATGATGGCGCGGCAAAGGGGCATAAAAGCGGGACTGCTGCGGCCCCTGGTGATCTGGCCTTTCCCGGAGGAGCAGGTTCGCGCCATGGCGGAACGGGTGCGCCGGATTATTGTCCCGGAACTGAACCTGGGCCAGCTCGCTCACGAGGTGGAATGGGCCAGTTGCCGCAAGATTCCGATCGTGAAAATCAACCGCGTTGACGGCGAGCCCATCAGCCCTCAGCAAATACTGGACAGGATAGTGGAAGCCTCCAGCTAG
- a CDS encoding ferritin family protein — protein MTTKIDFANLSLKDALDLAILIEEEAKDRYAEFVDQMVLHHTPDAAEFFRTMIGNEARHEAELSVRRRSLFENAPRLVKRSMLWDVEAPDYDQTRAFMSARQAMGVALQSEIKAHDFFESALPHIKDPEVRTLFEELRQEELQHQVMVRRELEKLPPDSGIDPEAFVDEPTAQ, from the coding sequence ATGACCACAAAAATCGATTTTGCCAATTTGAGTCTCAAAGACGCCCTTGATCTGGCCATTCTCATCGAGGAAGAAGCAAAAGACCGGTACGCCGAATTCGTCGACCAGATGGTGCTGCACCACACGCCGGATGCAGCCGAGTTCTTTCGCACCATGATCGGCAACGAAGCCAGGCACGAAGCAGAACTGTCGGTCCGGCGGCGCTCTCTCTTCGAGAATGCGCCGCGTCTTGTGAAGCGTTCGATGCTGTGGGATGTTGAAGCTCCCGATTACGATCAGACACGGGCTTTTATGTCCGCTCGCCAAGCCATGGGCGTCGCTCTCCAGAGCGAAATCAAGGCACATGACTTCTTTGAGTCGGCACTCCCTCATATTAAGGATCCCGAGGTGCGCACGTTGTTCGAGGAACTGCGCCAGGAGGAATTGCAGCACCAGGTTATGGTACGCAGGGAACTCGAGAAGCTTCCTCCCGATTCGGGAATCGATCCTGAGGCCTTCGTAGACGAACCGACCGCCCAGTAA